A section of the Candidatus Neomarinimicrobiota bacterium genome encodes:
- a CDS encoding flavin reductase family protein produces the protein MKIDPKDHFFGDIHKIMIGSIVPRPITLVSTVAMNGTQNLAPFSYFNGVCSNPPTIMFAPARRGYDGKTKDTLNNIRATEEFVVNIVSEAIGEQMVACATDYEPEVDEFEISGLTAVPSKKVSPPRVGESKVSFECKLNQIIEIGEGGPGSGAAVIGTIVLFHIDDEVTSDGRILLNKLQPLGRLAGNRYARITDTLRIVRQVKPDDSSPPASNRKKD, from the coding sequence ATGAAAATTGATCCCAAAGACCACTTCTTCGGTGACATTCACAAGATCATGATCGGATCCATCGTGCCACGGCCTATCACCCTCGTATCAACCGTCGCGATGAACGGCACCCAAAACCTGGCCCCCTTTTCCTACTTCAACGGTGTCTGCTCCAACCCCCCCACTATCATGTTTGCCCCCGCCCGGCGGGGATATGATGGTAAAACCAAGGATACCCTTAACAACATCCGCGCCACTGAAGAATTCGTAGTAAACATCGTTTCTGAAGCAATCGGCGAACAGATGGTAGCTTGCGCTACTGATTACGAACCTGAAGTTGATGAGTTCGAGATTTCCGGTCTCACGGCTGTTCCCAGTAAAAAAGTTTCTCCCCCGCGAGTTGGTGAGTCAAAGGTCAGTTTTGAGTGCAAGTTGAATCAGATCATTGAGATAGGTGAAGGTGGTCCGGGGAGTGGAGCTGCTGTCATCGGTACTATTGTACTGTTCCATATTGATGATGAGGTCACTTCAGACGGTCGCATACTTTTGAATAAACTCCAGCCTCTCGGTAGACTCGCCGGTAACCGGTACGCCCGGATTACGGATACACTCAGGATCGTGCGCCAAGTCAAACCGGATGATTCCTCGCCTCCCGCTTCCAACCGGAAGAAAGATTGA
- a CDS encoding aldehyde dehydrogenase family protein, translating to MKMLLDGEWHNREETIDVTNPFDGSLIDTVPSATSEDVDLAISSAVEGFGISKHLSAHERADILYGTASS from the coding sequence ATGAAAATGTTACTTGACGGTGAATGGCACAACAGGGAGGAGACCATTGATGTAACCAATCCCTTCGACGGCTCGCTCATCGACACAGTGCCCAGCGCCACATCAGAAGATGTCGACCTAGCCATCTCATCCGCCGTGGAAGGGTTCGGAATCTCGAAGCATCTCTCGGCTCATGAGAGAGCAGATATCCTTTACGGGACCGCCTCCTCATGA
- a CDS encoding Ig-like domain-containing protein gives MNSNLPRLLLYGLVVALTGCAAVGPPPGGPVDKTAPELVSVEPPSGTTQIAAGLMISLTFSERLQETLSEKGVRIEPVLHDPPEVVLKKDKITVKLPDTLTDEQTYILTVTREIEDEHKNRLDKTYQLAYSTGSSVSQGAISGSVYDIEGKSSLVYLYKVKGHLDSLFLEQPDYYTETDDSGRYSFSHLGEGEYQLLAFEGGSPPAPLSSSRMPYGVHWRAPLNLSEERNTFADVNMKIAHEPKAFKVLAVSMESSRQGILRFSNPLELTTGNSPALQFRDTLHTVDISPQNLFSSIQNDEVFFYTDSLTTGGSYTLSVSSLEDQLEQPLEPFTRLIQIPDADSLLPQIVMPEPGKRIEMDPGDSHLVIRFSTFMQTEIDSQFFSLQDRSRDTVAIDFEWRHPTILAIRPATEWQAEDDYALTLQGERLRTAEGIALKDSIVAFKLRIGKKIGTGGLSGTVAGDFVEETIVVVEMAEKPQKSSSISVNSDGSFEFPELLEGMWLLSAFQDKDGNGRYTTGRAVPFEPAEPFLVLPDTIEVRANWKTEEIQLYYPER, from the coding sequence ATGAACAGTAACCTTCCCAGATTGTTACTTTACGGCTTGGTAGTTGCACTGACAGGCTGTGCAGCCGTCGGTCCGCCGCCGGGAGGACCGGTTGACAAAACGGCACCGGAACTGGTGAGCGTTGAACCGCCATCGGGCACGACACAGATAGCCGCCGGGCTGATGATCAGTCTCACCTTTTCTGAGAGGTTACAAGAGACACTTTCGGAAAAGGGTGTCAGGATTGAGCCGGTCTTGCACGATCCTCCTGAGGTTGTGCTGAAGAAGGATAAGATAACCGTTAAACTCCCTGATACACTTACGGATGAACAGACCTATATATTGACCGTCACCCGGGAGATTGAGGATGAACACAAGAACCGGCTCGATAAGACTTATCAGCTGGCATACAGCACGGGATCGTCTGTTTCGCAAGGCGCCATCAGTGGCTCGGTCTACGATATTGAAGGCAAATCGAGTCTCGTCTATCTATACAAGGTGAAAGGGCATCTGGACAGCCTTTTTCTGGAACAGCCTGATTACTATACTGAAACAGATGATTCAGGGCGTTATTCATTTTCACATCTGGGTGAGGGTGAGTATCAGCTATTGGCGTTTGAAGGAGGATCGCCGCCAGCCCCGTTGTCGTCGTCCCGCATGCCGTACGGGGTTCACTGGAGGGCTCCCCTGAACCTGAGCGAGGAGCGGAATACGTTTGCCGATGTGAATATGAAGATCGCGCACGAACCGAAAGCGTTCAAGGTGCTTGCCGTCTCAATGGAGAGTTCGCGGCAGGGTATCTTGCGGTTCTCGAATCCGTTGGAATTGACAACCGGGAATTCACCTGCATTGCAGTTCCGTGACACGCTTCATACTGTGGATATCAGTCCTCAAAATCTGTTTTCATCTATCCAGAATGACGAAGTTTTCTTTTACACGGATAGTCTTACTACTGGCGGCAGCTATACCCTTTCAGTCTCCTCACTGGAAGATCAGCTTGAACAGCCGCTGGAACCGTTCACCCGGTTAATTCAGATCCCGGATGCTGATTCACTCCTACCCCAGATAGTGATGCCTGAACCTGGGAAGAGAATAGAGATGGATCCTGGTGATTCTCATCTTGTGATTCGATTCTCTACTTTCATGCAGACAGAAATTGACAGCCAGTTCTTCTCATTGCAGGACCGATCGAGAGATACAGTTGCGATTGATTTTGAATGGCGACACCCAACAATCCTTGCTATAAGACCTGCCACAGAGTGGCAAGCTGAAGATGATTATGCGCTGACTCTTCAGGGAGAACGATTGCGCACTGCGGAAGGGATAGCACTTAAGGATTCGATCGTTGCATTCAAACTCAGGATAGGTAAGAAGATTGGCACAGGTGGTCTTTCTGGCACAGTTGCTGGAGACTTTGTTGAAGAGACGATAGTAGTAGTTGAGATGGCAGAAAAGCCCCAAAAATCTTCTTCAATTTCAGTAAATTCGGACGGCAGTTTTGAGTTTCCAGAACTGTTAGAAGGAATGTGGCTCCTGAGCGCTTTTCAGGATAAGGACGGCAACGGACGCTATACGACCGGCAGGGCGGTTCCGTTTGAACCAGCTGAGCCGTTTCTGGTATTGCCTGATACCATTGAAGTGAGAGCCAACTGGAAAACAGAAGAGATTCAGCTATACTATCCAGAAAGATGA
- a CDS encoding GIY-YIG nuclease family protein codes for MSAELPAGGIYQINLRVARSVSIQIGKLGRFRFTPGTYIYTGRAKRGLKARLERHRRKDKPLRWHIDYLTSHPEVAIERIEIVSEDFEAECVENQKLLRKRGVSAPVKGFGASDCRAGCPAHLAKIDGGS; via the coding sequence GTGTCTGCTGAGCTACCTGCTGGTGGGATTTACCAGATCAACCTTCGGGTCGCTCGTTCCGTATCAATTCAGATAGGCAAACTAGGAAGGTTTAGATTCACGCCCGGGACTTACATCTATACCGGCCGGGCGAAACGGGGCCTGAAAGCGCGCCTCGAACGGCACCGCAGAAAAGATAAGCCTCTCCGTTGGCACATTGATTATCTCACATCTCATCCTGAGGTGGCAATAGAACGGATTGAAATCGTATCAGAGGATTTCGAAGCGGAATGCGTCGAAAATCAGAAACTGTTGCGAAAAAGGGGTGTTTCGGCTCCCGTCAAAGGATTTGGGGCCAGCGACTGTCGCGCCGGGTGTCCGGCACATCTGGCGAAGATTGATGGGGGATCGTGA
- a CDS encoding PLP-dependent aspartate aminotransferase family protein, giving the protein MKFDTKIVRAGIESDPTTGAIVPPIYQTATYVLPEVGRDLGFDYTRSANPTRQMLEEQLAAIEGGKYGVCFASGMATVDSCMKLLKAGDHVVCSDDVYGGVSRHFNRILVNYDLHFTYVDSSNPRKVKDAVCPETKMLWVETPTNPLLKVTDLVAMAQIAKEHDLLYGVDSTFATPVFLRPLEFGADMVVHSTTKYLSGHNQLIGGVVITSREDIFEEMKFVQKTIGAVPSPFDCWLTSLGVKTLHLRMERHTANGQIVAEFLEAHPKVASVTYPGLPSHPQHEIAKVQMDGFSGMISFELEGGIAAGKTLMNTVKLCALAESLGAVETMITHPATMTHADVPAEERHARGLTDGLVRISVGIEDPDDIVADLDQALERV; this is encoded by the coding sequence ATGAAGTTTGACACAAAGATTGTAAGGGCCGGGATCGAGTCGGACCCCACTACCGGCGCCATCGTGCCGCCCATCTACCAGACGGCGACTTACGTTCTACCCGAAGTTGGCCGCGACCTGGGATTTGACTACACCCGTTCGGCGAACCCGACGCGTCAGATGCTGGAAGAGCAACTCGCCGCCATCGAAGGTGGCAAGTACGGCGTTTGCTTTGCCAGCGGCATGGCTACCGTTGACAGTTGCATGAAGCTACTGAAAGCAGGCGATCATGTGGTCTGCTCAGATGATGTGTACGGCGGCGTCTCGCGCCATTTCAATCGGATCCTCGTCAACTACGACCTCCACTTTACATACGTGGATTCCTCTAATCCCCGTAAAGTGAAAGACGCTGTCTGCCCTGAAACGAAGATGCTCTGGGTAGAGACGCCCACCAATCCCCTGCTGAAGGTGACCGATTTGGTTGCCATGGCGCAAATTGCAAAGGAGCATGATCTGCTCTACGGTGTCGATTCAACATTTGCCACGCCCGTCTTCTTGAGGCCGCTGGAGTTCGGCGCCGACATGGTGGTCCACAGCACCACGAAATACCTGAGCGGTCATAACCAGCTCATCGGCGGGGTTGTCATCACAAGCCGGGAAGATATCTTCGAGGAGATGAAGTTCGTCCAGAAGACTATCGGCGCCGTGCCGAGTCCTTTCGATTGCTGGCTCACCTCCCTCGGGGTCAAGACGCTTCACCTCAGGATGGAACGGCACACCGCCAATGGACAGATCGTGGCTGAATTCCTGGAAGCTCACCCCAAGGTGGCAAGCGTGACCTATCCCGGCCTGCCTTCCCATCCTCAGCATGAAATCGCAAAAGTGCAGATGGATGGTTTCAGCGGCATGATCTCGTTCGAGTTGGAAGGTGGTATCGCGGCTGGAAAGACACTGATGAATACAGTAAAGCTGTGTGCGTTGGCGGAAAGTCTTGGTGCCGTGGAGACCATGATCACCCATCCCGCCACCATGACGCACGCGGATGTGCCGGCGGAGGAGCGCCACGCCCGGGGACTCACCGATGGCCTGGTGCGTATTTCTGTAGGGATAGAGGATCCGGACGACATCGTGGCAGATTTAGATCAAGCACTGGAGAGAGTTTAG
- the sfsA gene encoding DNA/RNA nuclease SfsA — translation MKTDGYLTDATFVRRPNRFLTIVRINGREEESHLPDPGRLEELLIPGVRLKVRQVANEKRENRKTDWTTVLVRKGEEWVSIDSTLPNRFVRSLLENRQLSIFKNYQLVQSEVKLGNHRFDFLLQKNGTPLYLEVKSVTLVEDGVAMFPDAVTERGRRHMNALAELSRSGAGAAVLFVCQRSDVRCFQPQWDRDQKFAQALLEAERAGVRISVITAAVSPAAIEFKNTVPYDLMPF, via the coding sequence ATGAAAACAGACGGCTACCTCACCGATGCTACTTTTGTACGGAGGCCGAATCGGTTTCTGACCATTGTCCGTATCAACGGCCGGGAGGAGGAAAGTCATCTGCCCGATCCGGGAAGGCTTGAGGAACTGTTAATTCCCGGTGTCAGATTGAAAGTCCGGCAGGTAGCAAATGAAAAACGGGAGAACCGCAAGACTGATTGGACAACAGTGCTAGTAAGAAAAGGGGAAGAGTGGGTCTCTATTGACTCAACGCTCCCGAATCGGTTTGTCCGTTCACTGCTTGAAAACCGTCAATTGAGTATATTTAAGAATTATCAACTGGTTCAGAGCGAGGTAAAGCTGGGTAATCACCGTTTCGATTTTCTTCTGCAAAAGAACGGTACTCCTCTCTATTTGGAAGTAAAATCGGTAACTCTTGTGGAAGACGGGGTGGCCATGTTTCCAGATGCTGTTACGGAGCGGGGACGGCGTCACATGAATGCTCTGGCGGAACTGTCCCGGAGTGGTGCGGGAGCGGCGGTGCTGTTTGTCTGCCAGCGCTCCGATGTGCGTTGCTTCCAGCCGCAGTGGGACAGAGACCAGAAATTCGCCCAGGCTTTGCTGGAAGCTGAACGGGCTGGTGTGCGCATCAGTGTCATCACAGCCGCTGTATCACCAGCCGCGATTGAATTCAAGAATACAGTCCCCTATGATCTGATGCCCTTCTGA
- a CDS encoding class I adenylate-forming enzyme family protein, with the protein MSLDAPAEDNHFLAHCVMGIPSSEMMIPYPSIRSLLDSQLRRYGERRFISFTDESGSAAELSYSQFFTRVCRTANFLESEGADFGQHLLIPLADDLDILTELFATWMIGAVAVLPSTSDAPHSVAQEFPDADMLFPELGNLTDAIAGHSKEYQIGVKSKLSDDSLIYQTIDKSGTKRGVVFSHYNLLVNAMAISSSLNLPDDQAVACCLPLRDISALAGCIMSALYAGSPLILGSHEESENLPRARWDEDVVCLFTDVWRSESILDGCHNPDYLISPHTGLSPRRVKQHYEQTGIPIITGLSLPEITSFGTLLPLSRSPSDHSGWFSQKDRLPLGLPLQPVEITVMDDDGSELPPGEAGQLTVRGHSVMRGYLNDEASTDEVFRFGWLNTEERGFYELQPDGKRFFTLIS; encoded by the coding sequence TTGAGTCTAGACGCACCCGCCGAAGATAACCACTTTCTCGCTCATTGCGTCATGGGAATTCCTTCTTCGGAGATGATGATTCCCTACCCCAGCATCCGTTCCCTTCTCGACTCGCAATTGAGAAGATATGGGGAGAGACGTTTCATCAGCTTTACCGATGAGAGTGGCAGTGCAGCAGAGCTGTCCTACAGTCAATTCTTCACCAGGGTCTGCCGGACGGCCAACTTCCTCGAGTCCGAGGGAGCCGATTTTGGACAGCATCTTCTAATCCCGCTAGCGGACGATCTGGACATTCTTACCGAACTGTTCGCCACCTGGATGATCGGCGCTGTTGCCGTTCTGCCCTCAACATCAGACGCACCACATTCCGTTGCGCAAGAGTTTCCTGATGCCGACATGCTATTCCCGGAGCTGGGCAACTTGACTGACGCCATCGCCGGGCACAGCAAGGAGTATCAAATAGGAGTAAAATCAAAGTTGTCCGACGATAGCCTAATCTATCAAACAATCGATAAGAGCGGGACCAAACGGGGTGTCGTCTTTTCCCATTACAACCTTCTGGTGAACGCCATGGCCATCAGCAGTTCTCTCAATCTCCCGGATGATCAGGCTGTAGCATGTTGCCTCCCGCTTCGCGACATTTCGGCTCTGGCCGGCTGTATCATGTCCGCACTGTACGCCGGCTCTCCCCTGATACTCGGCAGTCACGAAGAAAGTGAGAACTTGCCGCGCGCGAGGTGGGACGAAGATGTTGTCTGCCTGTTTACTGATGTTTGGAGATCAGAAAGTATTCTTGATGGGTGCCACAATCCTGACTATCTGATTTCGCCCCACACTGGCCTTAGCCCACGAAGAGTGAAGCAACACTATGAACAAACTGGAATCCCCATTATCACTGGACTTTCATTGCCAGAGATCACCAGCTTCGGCACGCTTTTACCTCTTTCACGATCTCCGTCAGACCATTCGGGATGGTTTTCCCAGAAAGACCGGCTGCCTTTGGGTCTTCCGCTCCAGCCGGTAGAGATTACTGTTATGGATGACGATGGCAGCGAATTGCCGCCGGGAGAAGCGGGACAGCTCACCGTTAGAGGTCATAGCGTCATGAGGGGATACCTCAATGACGAAGCTTCTACTGATGAAGTGTTCAGATTCGGCTGGCTGAATACGGAAGAGAGAGGCTTCTACGAACTTCAGCCGGATGGCAAGAGATTTTTCACTCTCATCTCCTGA
- a CDS encoding cystathionine beta-synthase, giving the protein MIYEDILGAVGNTPIVKLSRIGADLDCKLYGKCEFLNVGGSVKDRIGVRMVEEAEKSGRIKPGDTLIEPTSGNTGIGMALTAAVKGYRMIITMPEKMSKEKQVVLEALGAEIVRTPTEAAWDAPESHIGIAKKLNEEIPNSHILDQYSNIDNPDAHYHDTAGEIIEEMGDNLSMVVIGVGTGGTVTGVAKRLKEELPDVTIVGVDPHGSILGGGTEVYPYMVEGIGYDFFPDVLDNSLVDEYVKVNDKDSFLVARRLVREEGLLVGGSSGSAVWAALQVATSLNEGERCLVILPDSIRNYLTKFVDDDWMKEQGFLE; this is encoded by the coding sequence ATGATATATGAAGATATTCTGGGCGCGGTAGGAAACACTCCCATTGTAAAGCTGAGTCGGATTGGGGCAGATCTCGATTGCAAACTGTATGGAAAGTGCGAGTTTCTGAATGTGGGCGGTTCGGTGAAGGACAGGATCGGCGTAAGGATGGTGGAGGAGGCGGAGAAGTCCGGGCGCATTAAACCGGGCGATACTCTCATAGAGCCCACTTCCGGCAATACGGGAATAGGCATGGCGCTGACTGCCGCCGTAAAGGGGTACAGGATGATCATCACCATGCCAGAGAAAATGAGCAAGGAGAAACAGGTGGTCTTGGAGGCGCTGGGAGCCGAAATTGTCCGCACGCCTACTGAAGCGGCGTGGGATGCACCGGAAAGTCACATTGGGATTGCGAAAAAGCTCAACGAAGAAATCCCCAATTCCCATATTCTCGATCAGTACAGCAATATCGACAATCCCGATGCCCACTACCACGATACCGCTGGAGAGATTATTGAAGAAATGGGTGATAATCTCAGTATGGTGGTCATCGGCGTAGGCACCGGCGGCACAGTTACAGGTGTTGCGAAGCGCCTGAAAGAAGAGTTGCCTGATGTGACCATCGTTGGCGTAGATCCTCACGGCTCTATCCTCGGAGGCGGAACGGAGGTGTACCCGTATATGGTTGAGGGGATCGGCTACGACTTTTTCCCGGACGTGCTGGATAACTCCCTGGTGGACGAATACGTGAAGGTCAATGACAAAGACTCGTTCCTGGTGGCAAGACGGCTGGTCCGGGAGGAGGGACTCTTAGTGGGCGGTTCGTCTGGCTCAGCGGTGTGGGCGGCATTGCAGGTGGCCACGAGCCTGAATGAAGGTGAACGGTGTCTGGTGATCCTGCCCGACTCCATACGAAATTACCTCACCAAATTCGTCGATGATGACTGGATGAAGGAGCAAGGATTCCTTGAGTAA
- a CDS encoding NUDIX domain-containing protein has protein sequence MTEVVVTHVDSYVYRQDGSDLKYLLLKRHKAKIYGHLWQGVAGQIEGGETAVQTVMRELIEETGLEPAKLFIVDHVSSFYQSYKDRMHLVPVFGVEVYSEKVVLSAEHAEYRWVSLESALELLTWSKQKEAISALNDMLLSGDERLKWSEVDLT, from the coding sequence GTGACCGAAGTTGTGGTGACTCATGTGGACAGTTATGTCTACCGCCAGGATGGAAGCGATTTGAAATACCTGTTGTTGAAAAGGCATAAGGCGAAGATCTACGGACATCTCTGGCAGGGAGTGGCGGGTCAGATTGAAGGCGGCGAGACGGCGGTTCAAACCGTCATGCGGGAGTTAATAGAAGAGACGGGATTGGAGCCGGCAAAACTGTTCATAGTGGATCATGTCAGCTCCTTCTACCAAAGCTACAAGGATCGCATGCATCTGGTGCCCGTTTTCGGCGTTGAAGTCTATTCGGAGAAGGTAGTGCTGTCAGCGGAACACGCGGAATACCGGTGGGTCAGCTTAGAGTCCGCGCTGGAACTGTTAACGTGGAGCAAGCAGAAGGAAGCGATTTCAGCTTTGAATGACATGCTCCTTTCCGGTGATGAACGGCTGAAGTGGTCAGAGGTTGACCTTACTTAG
- a CDS encoding M48 family metallopeptidase — protein sequence MDKAKRYNNIKLALNLGGTLSGWLFMLAIVLLGFSSWAEVMVSFVTSSPYLALLAFGAIIGIVETILFFPLSFYGGYILEHKYGLSNHTLRSYFWEKFKAFGVGLVIGVPLLLVFYYLLRTFPEIWWLYVGVFMFLVSVVLGRLAPTLIFPLFYKFKPIDDETVAATIRKRCGDAGMKVEGIFQFDMSKTTKKANAAFTGIGRSKRVILGDTLLEEFDHDEIDAVLAHELGHFKMKHLWKMMAIGTLFTFVGLYLVSVAYAAWIERLGFENITQLATLPLLTLLFGIYSFVSGPVQNSISRRHERQADRFSVEMRRDSSAMARALEKLADQNLADREPHPVVEFLFHSHPSIENRIAHLRAQPVET from the coding sequence ATGGACAAGGCAAAACGTTACAACAATATTAAGCTAGCTCTCAATCTGGGGGGAACTCTGTCTGGATGGCTCTTTATGTTGGCAATCGTTCTACTTGGATTTTCGAGTTGGGCGGAAGTGATGGTGTCTTTCGTTACATCTTCACCTTATCTTGCCCTTCTCGCTTTTGGCGCAATCATAGGCATCGTCGAGACGATACTGTTCTTTCCTCTCTCCTTTTATGGCGGCTACATCCTTGAGCACAAATACGGGCTGTCCAATCATACGCTTCGTTCCTATTTCTGGGAAAAGTTCAAGGCGTTCGGCGTCGGACTGGTCATCGGCGTTCCCCTTCTCCTCGTCTTCTACTATCTTCTCAGAACGTTTCCCGAAATCTGGTGGCTGTATGTAGGCGTTTTCATGTTCCTGGTTTCGGTAGTGCTGGGAAGACTTGCACCTACGTTGATCTTTCCTCTTTTTTACAAGTTTAAACCAATTGATGATGAAACAGTCGCTGCCACGATAAGGAAGAGATGTGGAGACGCAGGAATGAAAGTGGAAGGTATCTTCCAATTCGACATGAGCAAGACAACGAAAAAAGCCAATGCCGCCTTTACGGGGATAGGAAGATCGAAGCGCGTAATCTTGGGTGATACGCTGCTTGAAGAGTTTGATCACGATGAGATCGATGCCGTCCTCGCTCATGAACTCGGTCATTTCAAGATGAAACATCTGTGGAAGATGATGGCCATCGGCACACTCTTCACCTTTGTTGGTCTCTACCTCGTCTCTGTTGCTTATGCGGCCTGGATAGAGAGATTGGGATTCGAGAACATCACTCAACTGGCGACCCTGCCGCTGCTTACACTTCTGTTCGGAATCTACAGCTTTGTAAGTGGGCCGGTTCAGAACTCCATCAGTCGCCGCCATGAGAGGCAGGCGGACCGGTTTTCAGTAGAAATGAGGCGAGACAGCTCGGCGATGGCCAGGGCTCTGGAGAAATTAGCCGATCAGAACTTGGCCGACCGGGAGCCTCATCCAGTGGTGGAGTTTCTGTTCCACAGCCACCCCTCCATCGAAAACCGCATTGCGCATCTTCGGGCTCAGCCGGTGGAGACTTAG
- a CDS encoding aminotransferase class I/II-fold pyridoxal phosphate-dependent enzyme: MTESYNSIETKLIHAGEPDPRIGGAVSMPVFQSAMFETAGEESYHDVRYIRLNNTPNHIALHAKLAALENAEDALVTSSGMSAITVTLLTFLSAGDHFLIQDTLYGGTHTFVNHDVGKWGVEFDFIDGADPDSWKDKLKPKTRLIYVETMSNPLLQIGDLEAVTAFSREHRIISVIDNTFASPVNFRPAEWGFDISCHSCTKYLNGHSDIVAGAIIASADLIEKITHKLNHLGGTLDPHACFLLHRGIKTLALRMKQHNESAQKIAQFLENHEKIEKVNYPGLASHPDHDRGKKLFDGFSGMLSFELKEGLDAAKRFLNKVTLPILAPSLGGVETLMTRPAVTSHAGMSPSEREAIGITDSLVRVSAGIESAKDLIGDFDQALTES; encoded by the coding sequence GTGACTGAAAGCTACAATAGTATTGAGACAAAACTCATTCATGCTGGGGAACCTGATCCCAGAATCGGCGGGGCGGTGTCCATGCCAGTCTTCCAGTCGGCGATGTTCGAAACGGCCGGAGAAGAGAGCTACCACGACGTTCGTTACATCAGACTGAACAATACGCCCAATCACATAGCACTCCATGCAAAATTAGCTGCACTAGAGAACGCGGAAGACGCTCTTGTCACCTCCAGCGGTATGTCTGCCATCACCGTCACCTTGCTCACCTTCTTATCGGCCGGCGACCACTTTCTTATCCAAGATACTCTCTACGGCGGCACGCACACATTCGTCAATCATGATGTGGGCAAATGGGGGGTCGAGTTTGATTTCATTGACGGTGCCGATCCGGATTCATGGAAGGACAAACTTAAGCCCAAGACGAGGCTGATCTACGTTGAGACCATGTCCAATCCGCTGCTTCAGATAGGTGATCTGGAGGCCGTGACCGCATTTTCCCGGGAACACAGAATCATTTCTGTTATTGACAACACGTTTGCTTCGCCTGTCAATTTCCGGCCTGCGGAGTGGGGATTCGACATTTCGTGCCACAGCTGTACCAAGTATTTGAACGGTCACTCAGATATTGTTGCCGGCGCCATCATTGCCAGCGCCGACCTGATTGAAAAGATTACACACAAACTCAATCATTTGGGTGGCACGCTCGATCCGCACGCCTGTTTTCTCCTCCATCGCGGTATCAAGACACTCGCTTTGCGGATGAAGCAGCACAATGAGAGTGCGCAGAAGATTGCGCAATTCCTGGAGAATCATGAAAAAATAGAGAAGGTTAACTATCCCGGGCTTGCTTCGCACCCCGATCACGACCGCGGAAAGAAACTGTTTGATGGATTCAGCGGGATGCTCAGCTTCGAACTGAAAGAGGGGCTTGACGCGGCGAAACGGTTTTTGAACAAAGTAACCCTGCCGATCCTTGCTCCCAGCCTCGGCGGGGTCGAAACACTCATGACCCGACCGGCTGTGACCTCCCATGCCGGTATGTCGCCGTCAGAACGGGAAGCCATCGGTATCACCGACAGCCTTGTCCGCGTTTCCGCCGGAATAGAATCTGCGAAAGATCTGATTGGCGATTTTGATCAGGCGCTGACTGAGAGTTGA